From Chryseobacterium sp. H1D6B, a single genomic window includes:
- a CDS encoding SusC/RagA family TonB-linked outer membrane protein: protein MRKTVIPVLLAFSLFGYAQETKPADTIKTANIEEVVVTSLGIKRQARSLTYSSQQIGGDELTAVKTPNLLNSINGKVSNVQINRTNGVGSSVRVVMRGNKSVSNSQPLYVIDGIPIINDAGKAPEISQYSSMPDTGDVLSSINPDDIESINFLKGASASALYGSAGGNGAILITTKKGRAGRSTISYSSSLTVDRAYSLPKLQHSYLSYDPSVSNQAPGESIYSWGAKGSSKDYLKDFLQNGTTWVNSLAFQSGNEKSTNYFSIGNTTNKGVVPLSYFDQYNVSFRNSSKYLDDKLTLDANFIGSLQNSKNRQTPGASFSPLASLYWLPRGVDFDQYGPNNYSYINPSRLLPAQNWWEVRPDGTFKGNPATQNPYWILNRNPVTVSNKNTYSAVALSYQINPWLTARVRGNYSWSTSDSQRDISAYSDPALLANGLNGRILRNVYESSSTYGDVLLIGSPKLSEDISLDFTVGGSINTTRNKVTQIDNSYLANPNLFTLNNLQWGVDRAPGDGYHNIYWNLKKQVQSFFASASIGYKNMFYLDMTFRNDWDSTLALTGRTGFDYESVGANAILSSVFKLPEVFSFWKVRASYATVGLGLPANISNAMSEYNKGYSYGVDAGTIVYPKSSFVTDPRYKELFPKPELNKTFEAGTELRLLKNKLSFDITYYNSNATNQLLETTISSNLGGIPTGSYYINAGKIQNTGFESSLSYKIFNTEKFDWTASLNGSANKNKIIELFPSSLSIPQDQLFSLTGGGNYTKMKLGGSFGDIYGITYQRDNQGRILVDENGVPLAATGSLGYLGNPNPKFILGFNNSFNIGKLGISFLIDGKFGGKVLSLTEKANDLYGVSQASADARDAGGVSIPNAVYAPGTPQAGTAYNGKTDARAYYSAIGGINNGTGIDEAYMYSATTVRLRQASISYTFDINSKYMRNATVSLIGTNLFFFYKKAPFDPEQVSGNTPGGVGVDSFGLPVTRSIGLSLKANF from the coding sequence ATGAGAAAAACTGTTATACCAGTTTTATTGGCTTTTTCCTTGTTTGGATATGCACAAGAGACAAAACCGGCTGACACCATTAAAACAGCTAATATTGAAGAAGTGGTCGTCACCTCTTTGGGTATAAAAAGGCAGGCACGTTCTCTCACATATTCCAGCCAGCAGATTGGCGGAGATGAGCTGACTGCAGTAAAAACGCCCAATCTTTTAAATTCTATTAATGGGAAAGTTTCCAATGTGCAGATCAATAGAACGAATGGTGTAGGGAGCTCTGTAAGGGTAGTTATGAGAGGAAACAAATCGGTGTCTAACAGCCAGCCGCTGTATGTGATCGACGGAATTCCTATTATTAATGACGCAGGAAAAGCTCCGGAAATAAGTCAATATTCCTCAATGCCGGATACGGGAGATGTACTGAGTTCCATCAATCCGGATGATATCGAGAGCATCAACTTCTTAAAAGGAGCCTCTGCTTCGGCCCTGTACGGCTCTGCAGGAGGCAATGGTGCCATATTAATTACTACTAAAAAAGGACGTGCGGGTAGAAGTACAATCAGTTATAGTTCTAGTCTTACCGTAGACAGGGCATACAGTCTTCCTAAGCTGCAGCATAGTTATTTGTCTTATGATCCATCTGTATCGAATCAGGCTCCAGGGGAATCTATTTACAGCTGGGGGGCAAAAGGTTCTTCTAAAGATTATCTTAAAGATTTTCTGCAGAACGGAACTACATGGGTCAACAGCCTTGCTTTTCAATCAGGGAATGAAAAATCGACTAATTATTTCTCCATTGGGAATACTACCAACAAAGGCGTTGTGCCGTTGTCCTATTTTGACCAATATAATGTTTCTTTCAGGAACTCAAGCAAGTATTTAGATGATAAGTTAACCTTAGATGCCAACTTCATCGGTTCATTGCAGAACAGTAAAAACAGACAGACTCCGGGAGCTTCCTTCTCGCCTTTGGCCAGTTTATATTGGCTGCCGAGAGGAGTAGACTTTGATCAGTATGGTCCTAATAATTATTCCTACATCAACCCAAGCCGTTTATTACCTGCACAAAATTGGTGGGAGGTAAGACCGGACGGTACATTTAAAGGAAATCCGGCAACACAGAATCCGTATTGGATATTAAATAGAAACCCAGTTACAGTCAGTAACAAAAATACATACAGCGCTGTTGCTCTATCTTATCAGATCAATCCGTGGCTTACTGCAAGGGTCCGCGGAAACTATAGCTGGAGTACCTCCGACAGCCAGAGAGACATTTCTGCCTACTCAGATCCTGCATTGCTAGCCAACGGGCTTAATGGAAGGATTCTTAGAAATGTATATGAAAGCTCCTCTACTTATGGAGATGTCCTGCTTATCGGAAGTCCTAAATTGAGTGAAGATATTTCTTTAGATTTTACAGTAGGAGGAAGTATTAATACAACAAGAAATAAAGTAACCCAGATTGATAATTCCTATTTAGCAAACCCGAATTTATTTACTTTAAATAACCTGCAGTGGGGTGTAGACAGGGCTCCGGGAGATGGATATCATAATATCTACTGGAATTTAAAGAAGCAGGTGCAGTCATTTTTTGCGAGCGCATCTATAGGATACAAAAATATGTTCTATTTGGATATGACGTTTAGAAACGATTGGGATTCTACCCTGGCTTTAACAGGAAGAACCGGATTTGATTATGAATCCGTAGGAGCCAATGCTATATTATCCTCAGTTTTTAAACTTCCGGAGGTTTTTAGTTTCTGGAAAGTACGGGCGTCTTACGCTACAGTTGGGTTAGGGCTGCCCGCGAATATATCGAATGCAATGAGTGAGTATAATAAAGGATATTCTTATGGAGTAGATGCCGGGACAATTGTATATCCTAAGAGTTCGTTTGTTACTGATCCCCGCTACAAGGAGCTGTTTCCAAAACCGGAACTCAATAAGACATTTGAAGCAGGTACTGAACTGAGACTGCTTAAAAACAAGTTAAGTTTTGATATTACTTATTACAACTCCAATGCTACCAATCAGTTATTGGAGACCACTATCTCTTCCAATCTAGGAGGAATTCCTACCGGGTCATATTATATCAATGCAGGAAAAATACAGAATACCGGCTTTGAGTCTTCTTTATCTTATAAAATTTTCAATACAGAAAAATTTGATTGGACAGCTTCATTGAACGGATCGGCCAACAAGAACAAGATCATTGAATTGTTTCCTTCAAGCTTAAGTATTCCCCAGGATCAGCTTTTTTCATTGACCGGAGGAGGAAACTATACTAAAATGAAACTTGGCGGATCTTTTGGAGATATCTACGGAATTACATATCAAAGAGACAACCAGGGGCGTATTTTAGTAGATGAAAATGGTGTTCCGTTAGCTGCTACGGGAAGTCTTGGTTATTTAGGCAACCCAAATCCTAAATTTATTTTAGGTTTCAACAACAGTTTCAATATAGGTAAATTGGGAATTTCTTTTCTTATCGATGGAAAATTTGGAGGGAAGGTATTATCCCTTACTGAAAAAGCGAATGATCTCTACGGGGTAAGCCAGGCTTCTGCTGATGCCAGAGATGCCGGCGGGGTGTCTATCCCGAATGCAGTATACGCGCCAGGAACTCCTCAGGCAGGAACCGCCTATAATGGTAAAACGGATGCAAGAGCGTATTATAGCGCAATCGGGGGAATCAATAACGGGACAGGGATTGATGAAGCATATATGTACAGTGCCACAACTGTAAGATTACGCCAGGCTTCTATTTCATATACTTTTGATATTAATTCAAAATACATGAGAAATGCAACTGTAAGTCTTATAGGAACTAATTTATTTTTCTTCTATAAAAAAGCTCCGTTTGATCCTGAACAAGTTTCCGGAAATACACCCGGCGGGGTTGGAGTAGATTCATTTGGGCTGCCAGTTACCCGGTCTATTGGATTATCATTAAAAGCTAACTTCTAA
- a CDS encoding SusD/RagB family nutrient-binding outer membrane lipoprotein, with translation MKITTIKTWVLGTAVLIAASGCTNELDQYNQEKLGGPENFYADFIAVVNPLKSMQRGLQADYQLYPNLSADMFSGMFSTASQFNGGKNNMTYYMMDGWNNRIIARQQDIFNYSIIIDNAAKNNYPGIDFTATFAVKKILKVITAARVSDNHGPVVYSKYETPNANGITDFDSQENAYTNFIVDLTSAVSDLQKVKNMSSTENVEDKSALQKADLVYHGNLTQWAKLANSLKLRLAMRMSYADPAKSKQYAEEALASSAGLITENEDNALISVGQSELSFIIYSWGDCLIGAPLMAYMNGYNDPRLPAYAIPATDSDVQGKYIGIRQGIDLLNGKTTYGGFSQPQAKSANGDYFSATDGKLKLFTAAETWFLKAEAALKGYAGAGDTKADYETGVQKSFGEWGKSGDAAAYLMNATATEAPYYDPKNAANTINTGDAQLSTITIAWNNTDSNERKLERIITQKWLALYPNGPEAWAEQRRTGYPILFKVRKNDSGGLISTDAMIRRIPFTPDTKNSLFNYPQALQYLGGADTGGTKLWWDKKP, from the coding sequence ATGAAAATCACTACTATTAAAACATGGGTACTCGGGACAGCCGTATTGATAGCTGCATCCGGCTGTACCAATGAACTTGATCAATATAACCAAGAAAAGTTAGGGGGACCTGAAAATTTTTATGCAGATTTTATTGCGGTTGTAAACCCTTTGAAGTCTATGCAGAGAGGGCTTCAGGCAGATTACCAATTATATCCTAATCTTAGTGCGGATATGTTCAGCGGTATGTTTAGTACGGCATCACAGTTTAACGGCGGGAAAAATAATATGACCTATTACATGATGGATGGATGGAATAACAGGATTATTGCAAGACAGCAGGATATTTTCAATTATTCTATTATTATTGATAACGCCGCTAAAAATAACTATCCCGGGATAGATTTTACAGCAACATTTGCCGTTAAAAAAATACTGAAAGTTATTACAGCTGCAAGGGTTTCGGATAATCACGGCCCTGTAGTGTACAGTAAATATGAAACACCCAATGCAAACGGAATTACCGATTTCGATTCCCAGGAAAATGCATATACAAATTTCATTGTTGATCTTACATCTGCTGTTTCTGATTTACAAAAAGTGAAGAATATGTCAAGTACAGAAAATGTAGAAGATAAATCTGCACTGCAAAAAGCAGACTTAGTGTATCACGGAAACCTTACTCAATGGGCAAAACTGGCCAACTCCCTTAAGCTGAGATTAGCGATGCGGATGAGCTATGCCGACCCTGCAAAATCCAAACAGTATGCTGAAGAAGCATTGGCATCATCTGCCGGACTTATTACTGAGAATGAAGATAATGCTTTGATAAGCGTGGGACAGTCAGAATTGAGTTTTATTATCTATTCTTGGGGAGACTGTCTTATAGGAGCACCTTTAATGGCCTATATGAACGGATATAATGATCCCAGGCTTCCTGCATATGCTATTCCGGCAACAGACAGTGATGTTCAAGGGAAATACATCGGAATAAGGCAGGGAATTGATCTGCTGAATGGGAAAACAACGTATGGAGGTTTCTCCCAGCCGCAGGCGAAATCAGCTAATGGAGATTATTTTTCTGCTACTGATGGAAAGCTCAAATTATTTACTGCTGCCGAAACCTGGTTCTTAAAAGCTGAAGCTGCACTGAAAGGTTATGCGGGTGCGGGCGATACTAAGGCAGATTATGAAACTGGAGTTCAAAAATCGTTTGGAGAGTGGGGGAAAAGTGGAGATGCTGCCGCCTATCTAATGAATGCTACCGCTACTGAAGCTCCTTATTATGATCCTAAAAATGCAGCCAATACTATAAATACCGGAGATGCCCAGCTGAGTACTATTACCATCGCATGGAACAATACCGATTCTAATGAAAGAAAACTGGAAAGGATTATTACCCAGAAATGGTTAGCGCTTTATCCAAACGGGCCGGAAGCATGGGCAGAACAAAGAAGAACAGGGTATCCTATTCTTTTTAAAGTGAGAAAGAATGACAGCGGAGGGCTCATCAGTACAGATGCGATGATCCGCAGGATTCCATTTACGCCGGATACTAAAAACTCGCTTTTTAACTATCCTCAGGCTTTACAATATTTAGGAGGTGCAGATACAGGCGGAACCAAACTATGGTGGGATAAGAAACCCTAA
- a CDS encoding MFS transporter has translation MGKNISETRSIQPILWISTLYFAMGVPFVTINAVSGIMYKDMGISDSKIAFWTALILFSWTLKPLWSPFLEIYKTKKFFVVFTQFAIGILFALIAFTLPLPDFFKYSIALFAVVAFCGATHDIAADGTYINFLTNKEQARYIGWQGAFYNLAKIVSSGVLVYFAGVLEKTKGVTHAWMIIMGVYSFLFFVLAVYHYSILPKENRLEKQKNEKNAGNIRQELLEVITFFFKKRNIMRSVLFIILYRFAEGFAIKIAPLFFKAPRASGGLGLSTSDIGLIYGTYGSAAFILGSVLAGYFISARGLKKSLIWLCCAFNIPFVVYALLAHYQPDTLLPVSIAVIVEYFGYGFGFVGLMLYMMQQIAPGRHKTAHYAFATGIMNLGVMIPGMFSGIISDWIGYKMFFIWVLIAAVPAFLVTLAAPFPHPEKQKEQ, from the coding sequence ATGGGAAAAAATATTTCCGAAACTCGTTCAATACAGCCCATCCTATGGATCTCAACATTATATTTTGCGATGGGTGTACCTTTTGTAACGATTAATGCTGTTTCCGGGATTATGTACAAAGACATGGGGATTTCGGATTCAAAGATTGCTTTTTGGACAGCCCTCATTTTATTTTCCTGGACATTAAAGCCTCTTTGGAGTCCTTTTTTGGAGATCTATAAAACAAAAAAGTTTTTTGTTGTTTTTACCCAGTTTGCTATTGGGATTCTGTTTGCTTTAATTGCATTCACGCTTCCCTTACCTGATTTTTTTAAATATAGTATTGCTCTTTTTGCTGTAGTTGCATTTTGTGGAGCAACACATGATATTGCGGCGGATGGTACCTATATTAATTTTTTGACGAACAAAGAACAGGCAAGGTATATTGGATGGCAGGGTGCTTTTTACAATCTGGCTAAGATTGTCAGCAGCGGAGTTCTGGTTTATTTTGCTGGAGTTTTGGAAAAGACGAAAGGAGTTACCCATGCCTGGATGATCATCATGGGAGTGTATTCTTTCTTATTTTTCGTTCTGGCTGTTTATCATTATTCTATTCTGCCGAAAGAAAACAGACTGGAAAAACAGAAAAATGAAAAAAACGCTGGAAATATCCGTCAGGAACTTTTAGAAGTGATTACTTTTTTTTTTAAAAAACGGAATATCATGCGGTCTGTATTGTTCATCATTTTATACCGTTTTGCAGAAGGTTTTGCTATAAAGATTGCCCCTCTGTTTTTTAAAGCTCCGAGAGCGTCAGGAGGGCTGGGGTTATCTACATCGGATATAGGGCTTATTTATGGAACTTACGGTTCAGCTGCGTTTATTCTGGGATCTGTATTGGCAGGTTATTTTATTTCTGCCCGGGGACTGAAAAAATCATTGATCTGGTTGTGTTGTGCATTTAATATTCCATTTGTGGTATATGCTTTATTAGCACATTATCAGCCGGATACTCTTCTGCCGGTGAGTATTGCCGTCATAGTAGAATATTTTGGCTATGGGTTTGGTTTTGTAGGACTTATGCTTTATATGATGCAGCAGATAGCACCAGGCAGACATAAAACAGCTCATTATGCATTTGCAACAGGTATTATGAACCTTGGAGTGATGATTCCGGGAATGTTCAGCGGGATAATCAGCGACTGGATAGGATACAAAATGTTTTTCATCTGGGTTTTGATTGCCGCCGTTCCTGCATTTTTAGTCACGCTGGCTGCTCCCTTTCCCCATCCGGAAAAACAAAAAGAACAATAA
- a CDS encoding glycoside hydrolase family 130 protein translates to MTPQSAMIPWQDRPADSHDTMWRFSENPIINRYAIPTSNSIFNSAVVPFGDGFAGVFRCDNKAVQMNIFAGFSPDGIHWDINHDPIEMQAGNTEMIESDYKYDPRVAFIEDRYWITWCNGYNGPTIGIGYTFDFKEFFQCENAFLPFNRNGVLFPEKINGKYAMLSRPSDNGHTPFGDIYISYSPDMKYWGEHRCVMKVASFEDSAWQCTKIGGGPVPIKTAEGWLLFYHGVINTCNGFRYSMGAALLDLEDPSKVLYRTKPYLLAPAALYELTGDVPNVIFPCAALSEGDKVTVYYGAADTVVSIAFGYISEIIDFMKNNSI, encoded by the coding sequence ATGACACCTCAATCAGCAATGATCCCTTGGCAGGATCGTCCGGCAGATAGTCACGATACGATGTGGCGGTTCTCCGAAAATCCAATTATCAACAGATATGCAATACCTACATCAAACAGTATATTTAATAGTGCTGTAGTTCCTTTTGGAGATGGGTTTGCGGGAGTTTTCAGATGTGATAATAAAGCGGTGCAGATGAATATTTTTGCAGGCTTTAGTCCAGATGGTATTCATTGGGATATCAATCACGATCCGATTGAAATGCAGGCCGGAAACACTGAAATGATTGAATCTGACTATAAATATGATCCTCGTGTCGCGTTTATAGAAGACCGCTATTGGATTACATGGTGCAACGGATATAATGGTCCTACAATAGGGATAGGGTATACTTTTGATTTTAAAGAATTTTTCCAGTGCGAAAATGCTTTTCTGCCGTTTAATAGAAACGGAGTACTTTTCCCTGAGAAGATCAACGGAAAGTATGCCATGCTGAGCCGTCCAAGTGACAATGGACATACTCCTTTTGGAGACATCTATATCAGCTATAGTCCGGATATGAAATACTGGGGTGAACACCGATGCGTGATGAAAGTGGCCTCTTTTGAAGATAGCGCATGGCAGTGTACCAAGATAGGAGGAGGTCCGGTTCCGATAAAAACGGCTGAAGGGTGGCTGCTTTTCTATCATGGGGTAATCAATACATGCAATGGTTTCCGGTATTCAATGGGAGCAGCGCTGCTTGACCTTGAAGACCCTTCAAAAGTGCTGTATAGAACAAAACCTTATTTACTGGCGCCGGCAGCACTGTACGAGCTTACAGGAGATGTTCCCAATGTGATTTTCCCTTGTGCCGCATTGTCAGAAGGAGATAAAGTTACTGTATATTATGGAGCAGCCGATACCGTGGTTTCTATTGCCTTTGGATATATTTCAGAAATTATTGATTTTATGAAAAATAATTCTATTTAA